In Phreatobacter aquaticus, a single genomic region encodes these proteins:
- a CDS encoding A24 family peptidase, protein MIFPAMMAFAAASDLFTMTISNRVSLILIAGFMAMALLTGMAWQDIGMHALAGLMVLVITFTLFAFGWIGGGDAKLAAATALWLGWSQLLEYAVYSSLLGGILTIGLLSLRGAPLHPPFLMREGWYARMTDAKTGIPYGIALAAAGLILYPSSFWMTGALH, encoded by the coding sequence ATGATCTTTCCGGCCATGATGGCCTTCGCTGCCGCCAGCGACCTTTTCACCATGACCATTTCCAACCGCGTCTCGCTGATCCTGATCGCGGGATTCATGGCGATGGCGCTGCTCACCGGCATGGCCTGGCAGGATATCGGCATGCATGCGCTGGCCGGACTGATGGTGCTGGTCATCACCTTCACGCTGTTCGCCTTCGGCTGGATCGGCGGCGGCGATGCCAAGCTTGCGGCTGCGACCGCACTCTGGCTCGGCTGGAGCCAGCTTCTCGAATATGCGGTCTATTCCTCGCTGCTCGGCGGCATCCTGACGATCGGGCTCCTGTCGCTGCGCGGCGCGCCGCTGCATCCGCCCTTCCTCATGCGCGAGGGCTGGTACGCGCGCATGACCGATGCCAAGACCGGCATCCCCTATGGGATCGCCCTGGCGGCGGCCGGACTCATCCTCTATCCCTCGAGCTTCTGGATGACCGGCGCGCTGCACTGA